AGGCACCATCAGCACAAACCTTTTGACTTCTGGTCACCCGAATGGTGTGATCATCGATGACAGTTGCCTTACTTTGTGCCTTTAGTGCGAAGCAGCAATGAACCAACCGGTGACGATGCAAACAAACCAGCCTCCAGACACCTCCCAGAGAACGCCGAATCCCGGAAAACAGAACAAAGAGAGTACCACAGGCAAATCCAGCAAGAACCGCGGGGAACGAACACAGGAGAAGCCTCGTGGAAGAGTGAAGACACGGAAGCgtgggagaaagaagaaacgtgCGGATAGCCGAACGCCCGATTGATTATTCCTGCTGTGGGTTTTGTTTGGAAAGATATCAGTTTCCTGGAGAAACGGTTGACAGATactctgccttctctttccacgcCTCTGAATGGCCACAGTCGACGTCTTCTGAAAGCTTTCACGAAATGTGTGCTGATGTTGGAGGAAGCATGCGGCGAGTTTTTATCCCTCAGCGTGGCAGCTAGGGAGACATTATCCGGCAAATACTCTGCAGATTCTTTTTTTTTAGCTAACAAAACCGCCCTTGTCTGTGTTGCGGGGAGCGCTTCACGCTCCTGATCCTGCGAAAAGTGCGTTACTTCTGGATCTACGTCCACGATCCAATCTGGGTATCCGTGTATGGGAGGGCTCTGAGCAATCTCTCTACCGGCATGACGGCATGTGGCATCTCAGGCTATACTACTGGGGAATTGAAGTTCGGGAACTAAATGTCATTTGGTTTTCGGTGCAGGCAGTGTCACGCCGGATCTGTCACGTGCCTTCTCCGTCACGGCGTGAGGAGTTCAAAATCGTGCCACACTTGCCTTGCTGTGAGCCTATACTTTTCCATTTGACCGTCCTTTTCGACGAACAGGGACACCGTCTGCCCGCAGGCGCTCGTTTGTCCACCCAGTGTTGTGCTTTGCCAAGGCTGCCGTCCGATCAGAGTTCCAAAGgtgcagaagagagaacaatACTGTTTTGTCTAACGCACAGTCTTGTCTATCAAGCAGGGGTACCAAAaatcccgttttctctggcggTCGAGAGCCGAGCCAACCCGACTTGCCGTTGCTCTCGCCGAACCTATGCTCTGCGAACACCGTGTCTTGGCGAAAAACATAGTCACATGAAACACGATCTCCATGGTACGCACGAAAAGCCATGCGTCTTTCCTCATCTATGGCACAAAATACCTTTACTGTGTGTTGCCGGTTGTTACACCCGACGTCAGTCTAGCGCCCCGGCCTGGTGTTCACCACCCATATATGGTTCCGACACCTGTGCACgttttcgccgttttcttccatGCTCCGCTGAGAGCACCGCTTGCAGTTCGAGGCAAAATAGTGATACAACAAAACTCACCTTCGGCCTGCAATCAGCGAAGGACGTGAATTGTGCCTTCTGCAACTGCGTCGCTGCGATTGCGCGCCCCGACCGTTCGGCGGCGTGTCGAGTGCAAGCGGGAGGCCCGCTCCACGCATATAGGACGGATTGGCAATTTCGGAAAATGGGATGATCTgtgtcgctcctctctgtgcggGAAAACCTTTCTAATCTTTGGTACGTaccctcttttccctctcctttgtCCAGATGCCGTGTCTTCGAAACAGTGTGTTTACCGTCTCGCGCAGCTacaccagagagaggcagtctcctgttcttcggACACATGCGGTCCCCAGTTGTAGGGTTGCCCGGCTGCCACCGTTCCTTCGAGTGCATGCAACGGAAGACCAGACCTTGGTGACAGATGTTGTTAGTTGTTTATTCCAAGGTTGTTTGCTTGGAGTGACGAATGCGTCGTTGTTTTAAAAGCGCTGGTTGTGCCTGACACTTGCATCAGGCCGAACTTTTCCACTGTGTAACGTGCCGCAGAAACACTTGGTGTCtcagtgtgtgtgtgtcgaatTTCACGAAAAAATGGAAGGCTCCGCCAAGATCAACGAGGAGCTGCGGCCTGCATTGAAGACCCTGGAAGTTCCGCAGAGGCTTCTACTTGGGCCGGGACCGTCTAATTCTCATCCGGAAGTTCTGCGTGCCATGGCCTTGCCATCTCTGGGCTACCTGGACCCCGCGTTCATCCAGGTCTTGCAAGACATTCAAGCTTTGCTGCGGTACGTGTGGCAAACAACAAACGAGACAACCTTCTGCATTAGCGGAACGGGCTCGGCTGCAATGGAAGCTTGTGTGGCGAATATCGTCGAAAAGAACGACGTGGTCCTCGTTGCGGTTTGTGGATACTTTGGCAGCCGCTTGGTAGATATGGCTGAGCGATATGGCGCGGACGTCCGAGTGGTGAACAAGCCCTGGGGACAGGCATTTTCTCTGGAGGAAATCCGCGAAGCTCTTGAGAAACACAGACCGCGGGTCTTCGGTATGGTTCACGTGGAAACCTCCACGGGCGTCGTTCAACCCATGGAAGGCATCGGGGCCTTGTGTCGCGAGTACGATTCCCTGTTGCTCCTTGATACCGTCACCAGCCTAGGTGGCGTACCGGTCTACATCGATGCCTGGGGCGTTGACCTCGCCTACAGCTGTAGCCAGAAAGGACTGAGTGCCTCGCCCGGAGCTTCGCCCATCACTGTCGGCCCTCGCGCCCTGGAAAAAATccgcgcgcggcgagcgaAGGTGCCCAACTGGTATCTCGACCTTTCGCTCTTGGAGAAGTACTGGGGCCCTCAACGTCAGTATCACCATACGGCGTCGATGGTGTGCTACTACGGTTTGCGCGAGGCGCTCCGTGTGATTGCGGAAGAGGGCGTCTCTGCGAGCTGGAAACGCCATCAAGAAAACGCGGCGTATCTGCACTCGAAACTCGAAGAGCTTGGCCTCAGTATGCATGTGGAGAAGCCGTGGAGGGCACCTACCCTCACCACCGTCCGCATTCCAGATGGCATCGACGGAAAAGCCCTGGCTGGGAAACTGCTTGCGGAAGAACACATCGAAATCGGGAACGGAATCGGCGACCTCGCAGGAAAGGTCTGGCGCATTGGCCTGATGGGTTACAACAGCAATCGTGAGTCAGTGGACAAGCTGGTCGCCGCTCTTGGCAAGCTTCTTGGCTAGAAAGCTTAGCTCTTGCACAAAAATATTCAAGAGCGTGCAATACTGAGGTGCACATGCCTCACCACGCCCCGTTGTGGACAAGCTGTCTGATTTGATGAAGCGGATGAGACTCTCTCGGTGCTGGCGTTCGTCGCTGGCTCGCCAGGGATCGTAAGTCAGTGTTCTTGTGGCCTACAATTCCGGTTCTGTGCAGTGTAGTAGTTCTAAAAACACACCCTGGAGATGTGATGGAAGGTGCGCATGCGCTGTCCATCCCTTCGCTGTCCGGATGAGCTTCATAACGCTCGAACAGAGGTCCTTTACCTGAGGGCATGCTTCAAAATGCCCTGTTTTGTTGTGTGATCCAAGATGACATCAAGTGTGAAAGCTGTTTTATCGATGTGCTGTGCGTTCTGTCGAAAACGGCGTCGCTTCGGCTGCTCGGTGAGGCTTTGAAAATGCCCGGCAGGGTATCTGCCCAATCCGTTATGTGTGCTGATTTTTTGCAACGCGAGACATCGAAAAAGTCCGTTTTCGGGGCCGATTTCACAGTATGCCAGGAGATTTCCCTAGTCTGGTGTCAGCGCGATTTTTCTCGCAAGTATAGGCAGTCCCTCGATGCACAGGCGGCGTACAACTTGTAGGAAACCCTCACAGTAATTGCACGAGGTGGCAGAACAGGCCGTCTCTGTGAATCACGGCCGTGTTAGTGAGAACGTGTGTTGCCACACTACTGGATGGGCTCTGGCCTCAAATCGAGAGACGTGTTTCCAGTTGCGAGGAGTCGCCACAGTCCCCACTTTGTGTGTCATCGCAAGGGTgcttctgctttctcccctctcgcctaACCCTCCAGACGCTGAAGGTGGCCAAGAGATGCAAGACGTCAGAAATCGTGGAGCTGCATTACTTTAACCACACGACGCTTTGCAGAGTTGTGTAGCTGCTCGAGATTTTTGGCTCCTCCCTTTTGGGGAACTGTAGCAGGTGCTGGCATGCAGCAGCCCCGAATTTTGTCGTTTGCTCATGTATCCAGCTGTTCTACAAATTGTCGCTGATTCACTGGGGCTGATCAAAAATCATCGTTCTCTCGCAACTGGCTTTCCATCCTCCTACGGGGCACCGCAGATCTTCGTGGAGAGCTTGCAACAGACATCTCGTCTGTCAATTCCCAAAACGTATCTGTGGGGCCTGCACCACTCCCACAGTCCGTATTAGGACGGTAGTTGTAGGGACAACTGTGTCGTGTGCAAAGAACTGTTACCTCGAAGGTCCCTGATCCACGGGAGCGGAAAAAGCGTGATGAGCCTTCACGCGTGGGCAAAAGGCTACACCGAAAATCCGAAACGGAGGGGTAGAACCCCACGGACTGACAGATGACAGATCTCACATCCGGCGAAACTCCCCCTTGTTGATCGTACATCTGCACGCTAGAAATTACAGTCGCGCGGAGGGATGCCCGAGACTATCTGTGTCAGACTGTCTGATCTCGAATTCAGCATGGCatgcaggagaggcgaaccATGGCTTGGAAAGGCAGCACTCTTTTCAGGTGGGGATTCAaccgtgtctcctttcggcCAGGCTCCCTCGCAAGTTGTCGATTGCTTTCTGGATGAAAAAAAGGACAACAAATTCAGCCTCATACGGGAAACCGGAGACGCTGCGCTGCCCCTGCCCGAACAGCCTTCGCTAGCGGATTTGTTTTGCACAGAAAGTCGGGACGTCGATGCTGACTGAGTAAACGGAACGACATGGCCGCCTCGTGGGGCATCCTGGTTGGCCTCTCTTGATTTGTGTGGCGTGTAGGGGCTGCTGGGTCTCCGTCTTTCAAAGTCCCACTgtcggagaagaagcatGTTGCTGCGCCTCCCGTCAGCGAAGCGGAGCAGAGGTGATTCATATAGAGCATAAACTCGAAATCGAAGCAAGGAAGCCATTACCTTCTTCGCCACCCAGAGCTCCGCACACGAAGCAAGCGCCGTCAAAAATCAGATGTGCGGACATGCCCCAGTACTATTGTCTGAGTTTCGCCCCTTGCCCCAGCATTTGCGTTGGTTATTTTCTCGCTTCACCTTTTCCATGATCAGCCCCGCTTTGCTGCTTTCCGCTTGGCGAAGGTTGATAGAAAGCTCGACGTCGCAGCCACTCCTGGCATCCGAACTACAACAGTTCGACAGCTGAACTTGCAAAACTACGTAGTACATAGCTACGGCGCAGCAGGCAGAAGTACGAACCTGAACTTCAGAGTGCGCACAATCAGATTATTGAGACTCCCGGGCTGCCTCAGCGCACCACTGGGGTGAGAAAAAGCACGCAGAAGTCTGTTGTTAGGTTGCTTGTGCTTCCTTCCAGACCCAAGCGAAGATTTTTCCATCTGTCTGCTCATGAGACAGAGGAACCATTTCTTGAAAAAGGATTCGGGCGCAAAGCCACGGGTGAGTTTGAGGTATCTCTGACGTCCCTCTATGGACTGGTGAACTGAAGGACGCTATATCACCAACTCAGAACAACGAGTCTCGAACTATTTTCACATTCCAGTTTTCTCGACGCTAACAAAGGTAGTCACCGCATTTCCGTCTACACTAACCGGCGGAAACCAACCACGGTCGGATCACACACGCCGCGTTTCGTCATACACGCTGCCGATATGAGGCACGTGAGCCAGGTTGATCTCTAGGAGTTGCATCATCGTAAAACCTTGTTCTAAAATGTGGGTAAGCACggcagggaaggaaggggaTGTGAAAGAAACTGCGAAAACACGAGCCATCATGCCGAAGGGTGCATCTGTATGCTAAATTGTAGCATGACACACCCTCCGGGGATGAAGACGCATACGGTTGTCTCCTGCATCTGATTGGTGCCAGTCGAACATACAGTAGATGCTTTCTTGTGTTGCAGTGACATGCGAGGCTGTACAACTGCTTGCACTGCTCCCTCGCTTTGTGAAGTGTCCACGTGGCAAAATTCTAAGAGCGCTACGGCTGGCGATACAACAGAATCATGTCCCTGGATGAGAATCCAGTTGCAGGAATGTTGCTGCTTCTGCGAACAGGGTTATTTTCCCCCAGTTCCCCATTTGGACAACTCGTCCGCTCAAGtagagaaaaggaagaagcatTCACGGCTAGGCCTCCGTTCTGCCTGCGGAGTGGCGATGGCAACCCCGCATTGTAAGGGTGGCGTGAGAGACGCAACCCGTCACCACCCCCGCTTCCAGCTGCCAGCATACGCGATTAGAGAACCTCGAAAGGTGTTTTCTTGGGCATTGAAGGCTAAATAAATCATTCCCTCTTGTGCTGCTGGCCTCGCAGCCGCTTCATTCGCCCTCAAACAACTGTCCAGGGCGGTCGTCGAACCGGTAGGTGCtgcccgagagagacgaacgaatGAACCCCTCTAAAAAAAACTCGGACGGCCATTCGACGAAGGGGCACCGCCTGTGCACCAGCGGTGTTTCCGATGGTATTGATACGCATCACACAAGGCTCATCGCAGGCCAGGCTGTAACGAGACAGCCCAtgcctcttcttcagttATTGTATCTGACATTCTACGACCTAGAGCGCGGTATCACCTCGAATGTTCACCGTCAACAGTGAGAGTCGTTTGCGGCTGTTCTGGTGTGACGATGCACGGTGCAGTGACAGATGCCATTCTGAAGCAGTCAGGGCCGAGGCTGCGAACGTATGAAGAAGCACAACGGGAGAAGGCGTACCAGGTTCGTCTCCACGCCCGCTCACTACCCACGAGTCTTTATGATAAGCTTACGCCTGCCATGATGATTCGGCAAGGCTGCAAATCCTGGGAAAGACAGACTCTCGAGGTTTCAATCAGATAAAATGCTCTCGTCCTCGATATTGTTTAATCCTACACCACCCTGCTGGTGCGGCATATCCAGCCGAAATCTTTGAAAAAGGCACCGAATTATACTTTCGCCTCATCCACACACCAACAGGGTTGCAATAGAGCAAGCAGCCAAAGGCATCTCAGTTGGGGGTCAGATCGAAAGTATGATGTCCTTAGCTTGGAACTTTTGCATCGGATCACAAGGAGTCAGGGTTCTTTCGCATGAAGGGTAGCGCTGTGTTCACAATGCGACTATGGGACGCAGGAAGCACGCCGAGAGGTTAGGGACCTTGACGAGTGGTAAGATCACACCAAAACAACACAAGATGAGTACCCG
This region of Neospora caninum Liverpool complete genome, chromosome VI genomic DNA includes:
- a CDS encoding Serine--pyruvate transaminase,related; this encodes MEGSAKINEELRPALKTLEVPQRLLLGPGPSNSHPEVLRAMALPSLGYLDPAFIQVLQDIQALLRYVWQTTNETTFCISGTGSAAMEACVANIVEKNDVVLVAVCGYFGSRLVDMAERYGADVRVVNKPWGQAFSLEEIREALEKHRPRVFGMVHVETSTGVVQPMEGIGALCREYDSLLLLDTVTSLGGVPVYIDAWGVDLAYSCSQKGLSASPGASPITVGPRALEKIRARRAKVPNWYLDLSLLEKYWGPQRQYHHTASMVCYYGLREALRVIAEEGVSASWKRHQENAAYLHSKLEELGLSMHVEKPWRAPTLTTVRIPDGIDGKALAGKLLAEEHIEIGNGIGDLAGKVWRIGLMGYNSNRESVDKLVAALGKLLG